DNA from Kitasatospora herbaricolor:
ATGGCGGCCCAGATGGCGCCCTGGGAGGTCATGACGATCTCCGTCTACCTGATCGCCCGCGACAACGACATGCTCAACAGCCTGCTCCCGCTGACCATCTTCTACATGATGATGGTGCTGCCCTTCACGATCTGGACGCTGCGCGGCTTCATCGCCGCGGTGCCCAAGGAGCTGGAGGAGTCCGCGATGGTGGACGGCTGCACCCGGGTCCAGGCCTTCGTCAAGGTGGTCTTCCCGCTGCTCGCCCCCGGCCTGATGTCGACCTCGCTGTTCGGCTTCATCACCGCCTGGAACGAGTACCCGCTGGTCCTGATCCTGAACAAGCAGGGCGGCCAGACCCTGCCGCTCTGGCTGACCGGATTCCGCAGCGCGTTCGGCGACGACTGGGGCGCGACCATGGCGGCCTCCTCGCTGTTCGCCGTCCCGGTCCTGATCCTGTTCGTCTTCCTGCAGCGCAAGGCCGTCGGCGGGATGACCGCCGGCGCCGTGAAGGGCTGACGACCGTGAGCATCCTGATCCCCAGCGGCACGGTCAACG
Protein-coding regions in this window:
- a CDS encoding carbohydrate ABC transporter permease; this encodes MRRSIIGRSWPNAIAVVLFVFFIFPVYWMVSTAFKQNTDIVSKTPVFVPLNGTLEHFDRAVHADGFWTMVGNSFVVTVGAVLASLVIATLASFAVARMKFRGRKTFVLVIMAAQMAPWEVMTISVYLIARDNDMLNSLLPLTIFYMMMVLPFTIWTLRGFIAAVPKELEESAMVDGCTRVQAFVKVVFPLLAPGLMSTSLFGFITAWNEYPLVLILNKQGGQTLPLWLTGFRSAFGDDWGATMAASSLFAVPVLILFVFLQRKAVGGMTAGAVKG